CGTCCGCCAGAATCATCTTGGCACTCTGCTTGGTCACCTCGGTGCCGGTGATGCCCATGGCCACGCCGATATCCGCGGACTTGACAGCCGGAGCGTCGTTCACGCCGTCACCGGTCATGGCCACGATATTGCCTTGCCGCTGCAAGGATTCGACGATCCTGAGCTTATGCTCGGGCGCCACACGCGCATACACGGACACTTCGGACGTGGCCTTGTCGAACGCGGCCTCATCGGGTAGCTGGTCAAGCTGGTCGCCGGTCAGGGCCTGACCGTCCTTGGCGATGATGCCAAGGTCGGAGGCGATGCGGGCGGCGGTCAGCGGGTGGTCGCCGGTGATCATCACCGTGCGGATGCCGGCACGATGGGCCTCGGTCACGGAGTCGCGCACCTCAGTACGCGGCGGATCGATAATGCCGACCATGCCATTCCAGATGAGATCGGTTTCGATGGCTTCGGCCTGATCGGCGATGTCGGACACCTGGCCTGCAGCGTTGACGCTTACACCGGGCACATCAGCCAAAGAACTGGTTTCCAGCGGACGGCACGCCTCACCAAGCGTACGGTACGCCTCGGAGGAGAGACGTTCGACGGTGGCGAGAATCGACTGGCGATCGCCTTCGGTGAGTTTGCGGACCTGTCCGCCCACGCGGATACGCGAGCAGTAGCTCAACAGCACGTCCGGCGCACCCTTGGCGAACACGGTGAGATTGTCGGCATCGGCGCTGTCCTTGGCGATGATGGACATGCGCTTGCGCTCCGAAGTGAACGGGATCTCGCCCACGCGCGTGTATCGCGTGATCTTGCGATCGGCCTTGACTTTGCGGGCGGCCACGATAAGCGAGACTTCGGTGGGGTCGCCCACAATCTCCCAGCGGCCGTTCTCCTCGCGTAGTTCGCCGTCGTTCGCGAGCGTGCCGGCCACAAGCGTGGCGACGACCTCATCGGCCATGATCCGGGCCTGCTCGGACTCGGGATCGACGCCGCCGGCCAGTACCATACGCCCTTCGGGCGCGTAACCGGTGCCAGTGATCTGCACTTCGCCGGACGGGGTGACCACACGTTCCACGGTCATCTCGTTGCGGGTCAGCGTGCCGGTCTTATCCGAGCAGATCACGGAAGCGGAGCCCAGGGTTTCCACCGAATGCAGCTTCTTGACGATCGCGTTGTGGGCCGCCATGCGCTGCACGCCAAGCGCCAGCACCACGGTCAGAATGGCGGCCAAACCTTCCGGCACGGCGGCCACGGCAAGCGAAACGGCCAGCAGCAAGGAATCAATCACGTCATGGACGTCGTTGAAGCCTTCCAGCACGGCGAGCGCCACCAGCACCACGACGGCGATGACGCACACCGCAATGCCGAGGATCTTGGAGACGTAATCCATCTCCTTCTGCAACGGGGTTTTCTCGTCCTCTGTGGCGGAGAGCATGTCGGCGATCTTGCCGACCTGCGTATTCATACCGGTGCCGGTCACGATTGCGCGGCCGGTGCCTTGCGTCACGGAAGTGCCGTTGAAGATCATGTTGGCGCGGTCGCCCAGCGCCTTGGCCTCGGTGAGTGTGTCCGGCTTCTTGCCAACCGGCACGGATTCGCCGGTCAGTGAAGCCTCGGCGATGCGCAGGCTGGCCGCGTTGACCAGTCGGCCATCAGCGGAGACCGAATCGCCTTCCGCAAGGACGATGATGTCGCCGGGAACCACGTCGGCGGTGTTGATGCGCATGACCTTGCCATCGCGCAGCACCGAGGTCTGCGGGGCCGTCATTTGTGCGAGCGCTTCGACGGCCGCCTCGGCCTTGGCTTCTTGCATGTAGCCGAGCACAGCATTGACAATCAGGATCAAGATGATCACGATGGCGTCGAACGGAAGCGCCTCGCCGCCTTCCGCGCCGGGCTGCGCATTGGCTTTTTCGATGAACCAAGCGATCACCGAGATAATAGTGGCCGCGATCAGCAGGTAGACCAGCGGATCTTGGAATTGGGCCAGGAATTTCTTCCATTTCGGTACGGGCGGGGCGCTGGCGAGCTCGTTCGGGCCGAATTTGGCCAGTCGGCGCTTGGCTTCTTCCTCGCTCAGGCCGTGGGATGGGTCGACGTTCAGGGCTTTGGCCACGTCGTCGGCGCTGGTCAGACTTGGATCCGTATCCCCCAATAGCGCTTCCTGTGCGCGCACTTCTTCCGATTCCACGACCCCGTTCGTTGCGGTCGCGGACTTTGCGGATTGATCATTACGATCATCCATGGTGTTCTCCTTGGTATCGCCGCGGAGTAGTCAGCCTCGCGCCGGCACCGGGTTGTCTCTCCCGGGCGGCGCAGGACTGCGCGGTTATGGGCATCGACGCAATTGCAGCCGATGCGTACGATGCCATTATTCCATAACCCGGCGGCACACTGGTCAAGCCATGACGGGCGAGCTGGGCGCGGACATCGTCGAGCGGTACAACGACTCGCCCATCGCTGCGGCCGCGCTGCCCGCCCTGACCTCGGTGCGCCCGCCGTACGCGCGTATCGTCACCGAGGTCTTGCGTCTCATCGAAATCGGGCCCGGGAATCCCACGCACATCTCGTTGCCACCGGAACTCGTCGTGCGCGCCTCGAGCTCGAATCGGCTTATCTGACGGCGAGGGTGCCCACTTGCGCGCCGACGGCCACCGTACCGGAACCGGTAAGATCCAAAGCGGCGATGGTGGCCGGGTTGGTGAACACCACGATGACGTCGGTGGCTTTGCCCGCGGCCTTGACCGCATCGAGATCGACCTTCTCGATGGGATCGCCGGCTGAGACCGTCTGCCCGGCACTCACCAGCATCGTGAAAGGCGCGCCCTTGAGTTGCACGGTATCGACGCCGATATGCACCAACACCTCGACACCGCCCGGAGTGGTGATGCCCACGGCGTGTTTGGCGTCGGCCACGGTGGTCACCGTTCCGGAAACAGGGGCGACGACCAGCCCGGAGGACGGCACCACGCCGAACCCATCGCCCAGAATCTTGGCGGCGAACGTGTCGTCGGGCACTTTCTCGATGGACTCCCAGACACCATCGCATGGGGCGAGAACCGACATCGCTGCGGGGGCGGGCGCCACCTCATCGCTGTTGTGGAACAAACCGGAGAACAATCCCATAATGACTCCTTGAAAACCAATGATGGACGATAACGGACGACTGCGTGACGCCGATCATGTCGACGTCACGCAGCCCAGTCATCATGCCATGCGCCAGACTGCCAAGCGCTAGGCTTTATGCAGCTCTTCCATGGCATCGGCCACAGCCTGCACCTGCGTGCCGACCACAACCTGGACATTCCTGTCGTCGATGACCTTCACGCCGGGCACCAGCTTGCGGATGGCGTCCACATCCACCTTGGCGGTGTCCTTGACGCCCAGACGCAGACGGGTCACGCAGTTCTCAATGTCGACGATATTGGCCTTGCCACCAAGCAGCGCGTAGAGCTTCGCGGCCAGCGCGGCGTACTTGTCGCGGGAGACCGCGGCGGCCGGGGCGGCGCCGGTGTCGAGAATGCCCGCCACGGCGGCGGCGCCCTCATCGTCAACGCCATCGCCACGGCCCGGGGTCTTGAGGTCGAACTTCTTGATCATGAACGTGAACACGAAGTAGTAGATGACCGCAAAGACCAGGCCCTGCACGATAAGCATCCACGGCATATGCGCCTGCGGCACACGCAGCGAGAGGAACCAATCGATGAAGCCGGCGGAGAAGTTGAAGCCGGCGATCCACTGGAAGGATGCGGCGATGAACACCGACAGGGCGGTGAGCAGCGCGTGCACCACGTACAGCGGGAAGGCGGCGAACATGAAGGAGAACTCCAGGGGCTCGGTCACACCGGTGAGGAAGGCGGCCAGACCACCGGCGAGCATCAGGGAGCCGACGGTACGACGGTTCTCCGGCTTGGCGCAGCGGTAGATGGCAAACGCGCCCGCAGGCAAGCCGAACATCATGATCGGGAAGAAGCCGGCCTGGTACATGCCGGTGACGTACTCGCCCCACGGCTGGAATCCGCCGGTGGCCAGCACGGCCTTGGTGGTGCCGTTGAGACCGCCCACACCGTTCCAGAACTTGGTGATGTCATCAATGCCGGCAAGGTTGAACCAGAACACGTTGTTGAGGGCGTGGTGCAGACCCGTGGGGATGAGCAGACGGTTGAAGAAGGCGTAGATGCCGGCGCCGACCGCGCCCATGCCCATCAGGGACTCGCCGAAGGCGACCAGACCGTTGTAGACCAGCGGCCACACGAACAGCAGCACCAGGGAAATGACCGACATCAGCGCGGCGGTCAGGATCGGCACGCAGCGACGGCCGGAGAAGAAGGCCAGGAAGTCGGGCAACTTGGTCTTGCTGAAACGGTTGTACAGCGCACCGGACACGCAGCCGACCATGATGCCGAAGAACACGTTCTTGTTGCCGATGGCGCCAGGAGCAAAGGCGGCCGGCGGGTTCTCGGCGTCGAAGCCCAGGAACATGGAGGCCGAGCCCATGATCGTGGTGATGGTCATGAAACCGACCAGACCGGACAGGGCCGAGGCGCCGTCCTTGTCACGGGCCATGCCGACGGCCACGCCAACGGCGAACAGCAAGCCCAGATTGTCGAGGATCGCCGAACCCGTCTTGCACAGATAGGCGGCGATGACGTTGCCGCCACCCCAACCGCTCGGATCGATCCAATAGCCGATGCCCAGGAAGAGCGCCGCGGCGGGCAGGCAGGCGACGGGCAGCATCAGCGCGCGGCCTAGTCGCTGAATATAGGCTTTCATTTCTTTCTCCCTTCATGCGGGTTTTCCAGCGGTGGAGTACTTCTCTGTGCCCTGCTCCGCCGTCACGCGCCGACCCTCCATTGGACCGGCCGATATCCGGCGGGGCGAGTACCGCTTTCAACGGATAATAGTACGCCACAGACGTCATACGTCGCAACTCAGCGCACTGAAATCAAGACTCGGAGAACCGTGCGCGGATTTCGGAAACCTAATCGAACGTGCAAAGCGTCTGAGCCGCGGAATGCCGCCATTTTCGGTCATGTTCGTTTGTGCGGAAACAGTTCGGATGGGTGCACGGTTCTTACTGAGAATCGTCCTCTGCACCCATCGCGGCGGCCATGGCGGCGTCTCGGGAACCCTTGGTGACCCGCAGGCCCACGGTGACGCCGACCAACACCACCGTGCAGGCGATCCACAGCATCCGCCCGCCGAAGCCGCCGATCACCCAGCCGCCGATCAGCGGCGCCAATGCGATCGACACCGACCACACCACGTTATAGACGCCCTGGTACGTGCCGCGGGCGGTGGCGGGCGCCATGGCGGCGACCGTGGTGGTGGCGATGGGGAACGTGCCCAGCTCGCCCAGCGTCCACAACACCACGGCGATGGCGAACCCGCCCCATGAATGGGCCACGGCCTGAACCGCGTAGCCGATAGCGGTCACCGCAAGGCCCATCACGAGCACACGCGAATTGCCCATGCGCGCGAACAGTTTCATGGCGGGAATCTGCAGCAGACACAGCATGCCGCCGTTGATGGTCAGCAGCACCGAATACTCGCCCAGCCCCAGACCAAGGTCCGTCATGGCAATGGGCAGGCCGGAGGTGCTTTGGAAGTACACAAGGAAGTAGCCGAACATCAGCAGGGAGAAGCCGAGGAATGGAGTATCGGTGAGCACGCGCCGCCAATTGCGAGACATGGCGCCCTCGGGGCGGGCCGCCGGCGCCGAAGTCGTCAGATGCCTCACTTCGCGGAAGAACACGATCAGCAATATCGTGACGGCGATCATCACCGCCGCCTCGACGTAGAACATCAGCGAATAGGAGATCTTGATCAGCTGATTGGCCACGATCGGGCCGATCGCATACCCGAAATTGATGGCCCATGATTGCAGCACATAGGCGCGCTGTTGACGCTTGGGAGGCACCACGTCGGCGATGTATGCGGCGATGGCCGGACTGGGCAGCGAGGCGAACGCGCCGTATACGAACAGGGCCGCGCCCAACGCCACGGGATCGGCGAGGACGGAGACGACCAGAAGGGCGGCGGCCGCGCCGATTTCGCCGATGATGATCATCGACTGGCGGCCGAACCGGTCGGACAGCGCGCCACCGAAAAGACAGCCGATGATGGCGCCGAAACCGTACATGGCCACGACCGCGCCCACAACGCCTTCGTCGAGGTGCAGCGCGGAGACCAGGTAGATCGACAGGAACGACGTCACGAAGCGGCCCATCCACAGGATCAGAATCGCCAGCCACAATCCCCAGTACAGCGGGGATAGTCCGAATATCATGCGTTGCTTCTTCACTCCCAATACCTTACCGGCTTCCGATGGCGGAATGGCCGTGTCTTGGCGCGGGGTGCTGGGACAATGGCATCTATGGCTAACAAAAAAGGACCGACCAAGGGGTCGGGTGGCAAGCATCGCAACAAACTGAAGGGTTACGGCCCCACTCCCAAGGCCGAGGACCGCGTCTATCACAAGGCGTACAAGGCCAAGAAAGTGGCCGAACGTCGGCAGATGGCCGACCCGCGTCTGGCAGCCCGCCGTCGAGTGGACAAGTTCGCTTCGGCGGACACCTCGGATCTGGTGTACGGCCGTAATTCCGTGCTGGAAGCACTGCGCGTAGGCGTACCTTCTTCTACGCTGTACATCATGTCGCGCATCGAGCATGACGATCGTACTCGCGAAATCGTGAAGATCGCCGGTATGAACGGCCTGCACATGCTGGAGGCCGATCGTCTGGAGATGGATCGTATCGCCCGCTCCGGCAACCATCAGGGCGTGATTCTGAAGGTCGATCCGTTCCAGTACTCCTCGCTGAACGAGCTGGCCGATCGTGCCGAGAAGAAGGCCAAGGCAATGGAGGCCGCGAATTCGGCGGCCGCCCGCATCGCCGCCCGCCCGCTGTTCATTGCATTGGACGGCGTGACCGATCCGCAGAACCTGGGTGCCGTGATTCGTTCGGCGGCCGCATTCGGTGCCAATGGTGTGATTCTGCCGGAACGCCGTTCCGCTTCAGTGAACGCCGCCGCCTGGAAGGTGTCTGCCGGTGCGGCCGCGCATATGCCGGTGGCGCGCGTGGTGAACCTGACTAAGGCACTTGAGGGCTTGAAGGAGCGTGGATACTACGTTGTCGGCCTTGACGGTGGCGGCGATAAGCTCGTCGGTGAGACCGGCTTTGAATCCGATCCGCTCGTTGTAGTGCTCGGTTCGGAAGGCAGCGGTTTGGGCCGACTGGTGCGCGAAACCTGCGACGCGATTGCCGGCATCCCGATCAGCTCGTCTGTTGAGTCGCTGAACGCTTCAGTAGCGGCGGGTATCAGCCTGTACGCGGTGTCCAACGCACGACGCAAGGCTGCGGCGGAGTGATTGTCGCTTGAGACCGTAATAGGTTGTACATACACGGAAGCCCCTCTATTTGAGGGGCTTCTTTGTGTGATGGGCTCACCTACAGACAGTCCATTGGATTGTCCGCTTAATGACTCCACACTGCCGCATCCGGATCGTCATCGGGGTTGTAGCCGTCATCGTCCGGGTCGCTGTAGGTGGATTCGTCGTCAATGACGCCGGAATCGGCCTCTTCGTTAAGTTCGGCGAGTGCCTTGGAATCAAGGTTGTAGCTCGGCAGAACGTTGTCGATGTAGCTGGTCACGGCCTCGCCCATCGGCACGTCGTGGCCGGCCTCCTCCGCCAGGAACCAGCGATGGTCAAGCACCTCATGGAAGAACTGAGCAGGCTCGATCTGGGAGCGATATTCACGCGGAATCATACGCACGGTCGGCTCGAACACCTCACGCATCCAGTCGGTGGCCACGATTTCCAGCTCCTCGCCCTCACGCCACGTGGAGGCACGGTAGGCGTCAAGATCGTTGAGCAGACGCCGGGCCTGGTTCTCCTGCACGTCAAGGCCGGTGAGACGCAGCAGCTTGCGGTTGGCGTATCCGGCGTCCACCACGCGCGGGCGGACCAGCACACGCTTGCCGTCCTCGGCGGTCTTCATTTCCAGCTCGTCCACGTCGAAGCCCAGCTCGTTGAGCTTGTTGACGCGCTGCTCGATCTTCCACATTTCGTCCGGGTTGAACTTGTCGGTGTCGGTCAGGGCGCTCCACAGCGAGTGGTAGCGTTCGACCAGCCGGTTGCCCACCTCGATCTCATCCACGTCGCCGGGCAGCAGCTTGCCGGACGCCAAATCCATAAGTTCGCCGATGATGTTGGTGCGGGCCAAGTCGATATCGTATTCGCGCTGGCCATCGGTGAGCTGGACTTGCAGGTCACCGGTCTCGGCGTCCACCAGGAAGGCGGAGAAAGCGTCGGCGTCGCGCAGGAACAGGACGTTCGACAGCGACACATCGCCCCAGTAGAAGCCGGCCAGGTGCAGGCGCACCAGCAGCACGGCGAGGGCGTCAATCAGTCGTTCGGCGGTGTCCGGGCGCAGGTTGCGGGCGAACAACGCACGGTACGGCAGCGAGAACTTCAAGTGCCGGGTGACCAGAATCGCCTCCAGCGGCTCCCCTTCACGGGTGTGACGGCCGGTGACCACGGCGATCGGGGTCACAGTTGGCAGTTCGAGCTTCTGCAGTCGACGCAGGATCTCGTACTCTCGCTCGGCCACCTGGCGCGTGATCTCCTTCATGGCGTACACCTCGTCGCCCACGTGCACGAATCGCACGACGTGGCGGGAGATGCCTCGCGGCAGGTTGGCCAGCAGGTCCTCGGGCCAGGTGGCCAAGGGCTTGTGCCAGGGCAGCGTGAACATCTTCGGGTTCGAGCTGGCGGCGGTGATCTTCAATGCTTGTGGCTCAGCTGAACTGGCGTGTTCGTCTTCGGCTTTGACAGACGTGGCCTTCAGCGCACGCGGATCCATCTGGGGCAAATCGTTCAACTCCATGTGTTCGATTTTACGTGTCGTTCGCGATGTGTGCTCCTTGGCCACGACTTCGGCGCGTTATGTTTACGGGAAAACACCGTTTGGTCTCTCCCTCAGACCGTCTAGAAGGCAAAAGAAAAGCCCCGCAGCTATGCAGGGCTTTTCCAACGAGGCCATAAGAGAGGAAGAGAATAACCTCGTTTAATGGTTGACGAAGCGATTAGACCTCGCCAAGTATCCACTAGTTCAGACGCAGCTCAGTCGACGGAGCGAACAGGTGCATCTTGGCCGGGTCGATCTTGATCTTGACGGTCGCGCCAACCTTCGGCAGCGCACGCGGATTCACACGAATCGTGGTGAGCTTGTTCTGGTCGGACATGACCTGGGAGGCCTCGGCGGCGGATCCATCGGTGACGATGGTACCGTAGATGTAGCCATCGGAGCCCAGATCCTCGACGTTCACAACCTTCAGGGAGAAGGCGTTCGGGTCATCGACCGGCGCCAGGCCCGCGTCCTCGGGACGGAAGCCGACCACGATCTGGCCGTTGTCTTCGGCGGTGAGCTTGTTGACGGCCTCGGCCGGCAGATCCACGGTGTCCTCACCGATCTTCGCCTTGCCGTTGACCACCGGGTGGGTGTTCAGGTTCATCGACGGGGAGCCGATGAAGCCGGCGACGAACACGTTGGCCGGACGATCATACAGTTCGGTCGGGGCGCCGACCTGCTGCAGGATGCCGAGCTTGATGACGGCGATGCGATCGCCCATCGTCAGGGCCTCGGTCTGATCGTGGGTCACGTACAGGGTGGTGACGCCCAGCTGACGCTGCAGTGCGGCGATCTGGGTACGGGTCTGGACACGGAGCTTGGCGTCGAGGTTGGACAGCGGCTCATCCATGAGGAAGACCTTCGGCTCACGGACGATTGCACGACCCATGGCCACACGCTGACGCTGTCCACCGGACAGAGCCTTCGGCTTGCGGTCGAGGTACTCGGTCAGGTCGAGGATCTCAGCGGCCTTCTCGACGCGCTTGCGGATCTCGTCCTTCGGAGTGCCGGCGATCTTCAGGGCGAAGCCCATGTTGTCGGCAACGGTCATGTGCGGGTACAGAGCGTAGTTCTGGAACACCATTGCGATGTCGCGGTCCTTCGGCTGCATCGTGGTGACATCCTTGCCACCGATGAGGATGCGGCCCTTGTTGACCTCTTCCAGGCCGGCGAGCATACGAAGGGTCGTAGACTTACCACAGCCGGAAGGGCCGACGAGGACGAGGAACTCGCCATCCTTGATATCAAGATTCAGATCATCCACGGAGGGCTTATCGTTGCCCGGGTAGATACGAGTGACGTGGTCGAAAACGACTTCTGCCATAGTTACTAATCCTTTCAGAGGCAGGTACGTGCCTCACGATCCGTTGTAAAGGGATTCGTTCTTTACTGTGCTTCCGCCCTCGCCACCGACGTACAACTTTGCTTTCGGAAACTGCAAGCTTCAGCGTTTACTTTTTTCCGGTTCAGTGAAGGTTCTCTTCGTTGAGCCGAGAACTACTATACACGGGCCGTGGGCCAAGGCAAGTGGCGTGTCTGAAATGTAGTTAACTTTATGGGCGTTTCTGGGGGTGTTGTGTGGTTCGGCCCATGACACGCCTGTTTCTCGAACGTGCGAACCGGTACGCCCGGCGTAGAGCAGGCCTGCTCTTCCCGGACTGATGGATTCCATCAGTCGCCTACTAATGCGACACAGACTCGAAGGTGACGCCGTTGCGGGCGGCTTTGCGCTCGGCCTTGCGCTCCTCGGCGTTTTCGATGCGCTGGATGCGCAGCTGGCGCCAGTCCTCGCGCATGTCGCGGAAACGGTCGGCCAGCGTTACGTCATCGTTCTCGGCATCATCATCAGTACTGCTGCCATCGGCCTTACCGAACGTGCCATCGGCCACCTTGGTGATGCCCAGCTTGAGCAGTCCGAGCAACTCACGCAACGTTTCCGGTACTGGCTCATCGCCCTCATCGGCGGACTTGGTCAGGCCCTCGATGCGGCGACGAAGCGCATCGGCGTCCTCGGGATCGATCTTGAGCCCGGCGATCAGCGACTGGCGCATGGTCTCGTAATCGAGGTTGGCAAAGAAATTCAGCTGTTGCAGCGTCATGAAGCCCTTGAGCTCGGGGAATCGGTGGACGATGTATTCCTCGCGGTCGTCGGCGGCGCGGGTCCAGTCGCGGGTGAGCTGCGGATCCCAGCTGGCGGTAATCGACCCCTCGCGCATGCGGTAGTGGTACAGCGCCTTGGGCAGACGGACCACGCGCGTGGCCTCGCCGATCACGTTGCAGATACGGGAGAGATCCTCGATTTTGCGACCCACCGGGAAGGAGAATCCGGTGCCCTGATAGGTGGAGGCGGGTGCCAGGAAGGCCCAGAAATAGCCGTCAATCTCAGCCTTGACTTGCTTTTTGATGGCCTCGACCGGGGTCAGGACCTGCACCTCGGTGAAGTCGTTGTGGCGATAGTTGGACAGCAGCGGCTTGTTGTTCTCGGAGATGGTGTCGAACTGGAACATCACCAGATCGGCATCGTATTCACGCATGGCATTCAGGCAGTCTTCCACCAGCGTGGGCGCCACAGTGTCATCCGAATCCGCAAAGTAGATGTATGAGCCGGTCGCCTGGGCGATGCCGGCATTGCGTGCGTCGGACAGTCCGCCGTTGGGCTTGTGGATCACCCGCACGCGCGGGTCGCGGGTGGCCCAAGCGTCGCACATGGCCGGGCAGTCGTCAGGCGAGCCATCATCCACCAGCAGAATCTCGAGGTTGCGATAGGTCTGCGCAACCACAGACTTCACGCATTCATCAAGGAATTTCTCGACCTTGTACACCGGGATGATGATGCTGACCAACGGCTCCTGTTCCATGCCTCCAGCGTAGCGCCGTCGCGCGAACGCGGCGGCGCCACGGGTTCGCGGACCGCGAAACCCTTAGAAGTCCCAGTCGTCGTCATCGGTTTCTTCGGCTTTGCCCATCACGTAGGATGAGCCGGAACCGGAGAAGAAGTCATGGTTCTCGTCGGCATTCGGGCTCAGGGAGGCCAGGATCGCGGGGTTCACGTCGCAGATCTCAGCCGGGAACAAAGCCGGGTAGCCGAGGTTCATCAGCGCCTTGTTACCGTTGTACCGCAGGAACTTCTCGACGTCATCGGTCAGGCCCACGCGGTCGTACAGCGACTGGGTGTACTCCACTTCGTTGTCGTACAGCTCGTTGAGCAGGTCGTACGTGTAGTCCTGCAGATCCAGACGCTCGGCATCGCCCAGCTGGGCGATGCCCTTCTGGTACTTGTAGCCGATGTAGTAGCCGTGGACGGCCTCATCGCGGATGATCAGGCGGATCACGTCGGCGGTGTTCGTCAGCTTGGCGTGCGCGGAGAAGTACATCGGCAGATAGAAGCCGGAGTAGAAGAGGAAGGACTCGAGCAGGGTGGAGGCCACCTTGCGCTTGTACGGGTTGTCGCCCTCGTAATAGTCGAGCACGATCTCCGCCTTCTTCTGCAGGAACTCATTGTTCTCGCTCCAGTCGAATGCGGCATCGATCTGCTCGGTGGAGCACAGGGTGGAGAAGATGGACGAGTAGCTTTTGGCGTGCACGGATTCCATGAAGGCGATGTTGGTGTACACGGCTTCCTCGTGCGGGGTGAGCGCGTCCGGAATCAGGGAGACGGCGCCGACCGTGCCCTGGATGGTGTCAAGCAGGGTCAGGCCGGTGAAGACGCGCATGGTGAGCGTGTGCTCGTCCTCGGTCATCTTCTGCCAGCTAGGGATGTCGTTAGAGACGGGAACTTTTTCGGGCAGCCAGAAGTTGCCGGTCAAGCGGTCCCAGACCTCAAGGTCTTTCTCATCTTCGAGGCGGTTCCAGTTGATTGCGGAGACGCGGTCGATGAGTTTCAGCGGTTTGCGCGGAATGGAAATCGGTGCCATGAGTGTTCCTTACTACTCGTTGTCATTGTCGTTATCGTCGTTGGACTTGTTTTCGAACTCCTCCGGCGCGGTCAGCCGGAGCAGTGCTCTATAGATGGTTCGTGACATTGTGGGTTCCTTAGAGTGGCCTCTGGTTGTTCGATGTGTGCGGAGACCGCCGTCTGAGGCCGAAGGCGTACGAAGGTACGTCGAGTGCCGAAGAAAGGCGGTATACGCTCCATCGAACGATCAGAGCATGCAGCTGACGCAGCCTTGGACTTCAGTGCCTTCCAGGGCTTGCTGGCGGATGCGGATGTAGTAGAGGGTCTTGATGCCCTTGCGCCAGGCGTAGATCTGAGCCTTGTTGAGGTCGCGGGTGGTGGCGGTGTCCGGGAAGAACAGCGTGAGCGACAATCCCTGATCAACATGCTGCGTGGCCTCGGCGTACGTGTCGACGATGGCCTTCCAGCCAATCTCGTAGGCGTCCTTGTAGTACTCGAGGTTGTCGTTGGTCATGTAGGCGGCCGGGTAGTACACGCGCCCGATCTTGCCTTCCTTGCGAATCTCGATCTTGGAGGCAATCGGGTGAATCGAGCTCGTGGAATGGTTGATGTATGAGATCGAGCCGGTGGGCGGCACGGCCTGCAGGTTCTGGTTGTAGATGCCATCCTTCAGAATCGCGTCGCGCAGGGCCTCCCAATTGGCCGCAGTCGGAATCGCGATGCCGTACTTGGCGAACAGTTCGCGGATCTTGGCGGTGCGCGGTTCCAGCGAACGG
The window above is part of the Bifidobacterium longum subsp. infantis ATCC 15697 = JCM 1222 = DSM 20088 genome. Proteins encoded here:
- the rlmB gene encoding 23S rRNA (guanosine(2251)-2'-O)-methyltransferase RlmB: MANKKGPTKGSGGKHRNKLKGYGPTPKAEDRVYHKAYKAKKVAERRQMADPRLAARRRVDKFASADTSDLVYGRNSVLEALRVGVPSSTLYIMSRIEHDDRTREIVKIAGMNGLHMLEADRLEMDRIARSGNHQGVILKVDPFQYSSLNELADRAEKKAKAMEAANSAAARIAARPLFIALDGVTDPQNLGAVIRSAAAFGANGVILPERRSASVNAAAWKVSAGAAAHMPVARVVNLTKALEGLKERGYYVVGLDGGGDKLVGETGFESDPLVVVLGSEGSGLGRLVRETCDAIAGIPISSSVESLNASVAAGISLYAVSNARRKAAAE
- a CDS encoding ABC transporter ATP-binding protein; translation: MAEVVFDHVTRIYPGNDKPSVDDLNLDIKDGEFLVLVGPSGCGKSTTLRMLAGLEEVNKGRILIGGKDVTTMQPKDRDIAMVFQNYALYPHMTVADNMGFALKIAGTPKDEIRKRVEKAAEILDLTEYLDRKPKALSGGQRQRVAMGRAIVREPKVFLMDEPLSNLDAKLRVQTRTQIAALQRQLGVTTLYVTHDQTEALTMGDRIAVIKLGILQQVGAPTELYDRPANVFVAGFIGSPSMNLNTHPVVNGKAKIGEDTVDLPAEAVNKLTAEDNGQIVVGFRPEDAGLAPVDDPNAFSLKVVNVEDLGSDGYIYGTIVTDGSAAEASQVMSDQNKLTTIRVNPRALPKVGATVKIKIDPAKMHLFAPSTELRLN
- a CDS encoding glycosyltransferase family 2 protein, with the translated sequence MEQEPLVSIIIPVYKVEKFLDECVKSVVAQTYRNLEILLVDDGSPDDCPAMCDAWATRDPRVRVIHKPNGGLSDARNAGIAQATGSYIYFADSDDTVAPTLVEDCLNAMREYDADLVMFQFDTISENNKPLLSNYRHNDFTEVQVLTPVEAIKKQVKAEIDGYFWAFLAPASTYQGTGFSFPVGRKIEDLSRICNVIGEATRVVRLPKALYHYRMREGSITASWDPQLTRDWTRAADDREEYIVHRFPELKGFMTLQQLNFFANLDYETMRQSLIAGLKIDPEDADALRRRIEGLTKSADEGDEPVPETLRELLGLLKLGITKVADGTFGKADGSSTDDDAENDDVTLADRFRDMREDWRQLRIQRIENAEERKAERKAARNGVTFESVSH
- a CDS encoding DUF4032 domain-containing protein gives rise to the protein MELNDLPQMDPRALKATSVKAEDEHASSAEPQALKITAASSNPKMFTLPWHKPLATWPEDLLANLPRGISRHVVRFVHVGDEVYAMKEITRQVAEREYEILRRLQKLELPTVTPIAVVTGRHTREGEPLEAILVTRHLKFSLPYRALFARNLRPDTAERLIDALAVLLVRLHLAGFYWGDVSLSNVLFLRDADAFSAFLVDAETGDLQVQLTDGQREYDIDLARTNIIGELMDLASGKLLPGDVDEIEVGNRLVERYHSLWSALTDTDKFNPDEMWKIEQRVNKLNELGFDVDELEMKTAEDGKRVLVRPRVVDAGYANRKLLRLTGLDVQENQARRLLNDLDAYRASTWREGEELEIVATDWMREVFEPTVRMIPREYRSQIEPAQFFHEVLDHRWFLAEEAGHDVPMGEAVTSYIDNVLPSYNLDSKALAELNEEADSGVIDDESTYSDPDDDGYNPDDDPDAAVWSH
- the nrdF gene encoding class 1b ribonucleoside-diphosphate reductase subunit beta codes for the protein MAPISIPRKPLKLIDRVSAINWNRLEDEKDLEVWDRLTGNFWLPEKVPVSNDIPSWQKMTEDEHTLTMRVFTGLTLLDTIQGTVGAVSLIPDALTPHEEAVYTNIAFMESVHAKSYSSIFSTLCSTEQIDAAFDWSENNEFLQKKAEIVLDYYEGDNPYKRKVASTLLESFLFYSGFYLPMYFSAHAKLTNTADVIRLIIRDEAVHGYYIGYKYQKGIAQLGDAERLDLQDYTYDLLNELYDNEVEYTQSLYDRVGLTDDVEKFLRYNGNKALMNLGYPALFPAEICDVNPAILASLSPNADENHDFFSGSGSSYVMGKAEETDDDDWDF